One window of the Pseudomonas knackmussii B13 genome contains the following:
- a CDS encoding DUF4231 domain-containing protein, translating to MQNTDFPGLYQSADTLSGNAQKHFLGALFSNLLLLVLAALASVINYPHWVAALIQFMLLLLALASSVFLAWKRPEKSWYSGRAVAESIKTMTWRYVSRAEPFDKSDEESRSLLISRLRDVVQQNPGVSNQLISHASAPQVTDTMTQMRAQAFPQRRDTYIEHRINDQLEWYKRKAKFNSAAAKWFFTGLIVANLIALVCAGSKIANPAFQYFPTDIFITVAAGILTWMQAKRFTELSTSYALTANEIALIREDAYGLAEDVELSKFVGDAENAFSREHTQWEARKDN from the coding sequence ATGCAAAATACAGACTTCCCAGGGTTATACCAGTCGGCTGATACCCTTTCTGGCAACGCCCAGAAACATTTTCTCGGTGCCCTTTTCAGTAATCTCTTGCTACTAGTGCTTGCAGCCCTTGCCTCCGTGATCAACTACCCCCACTGGGTTGCTGCGCTCATCCAATTTATGTTGCTGCTGCTCGCGCTTGCCAGTTCCGTTTTCCTGGCTTGGAAAAGACCTGAAAAGTCATGGTATTCAGGGCGAGCGGTTGCAGAATCCATCAAAACGATGACTTGGCGCTATGTTTCTCGCGCCGAACCCTTCGACAAGAGCGACGAAGAATCAAGGTCGCTGTTAATCAGTAGGCTACGAGACGTCGTGCAGCAAAATCCTGGTGTCTCGAACCAGCTGATCAGCCATGCTTCCGCACCTCAAGTCACAGATACTATGACGCAAATGAGGGCTCAGGCCTTTCCTCAACGGCGCGATACCTATATTGAGCACCGTATTAACGACCAGCTGGAGTGGTACAAACGTAAGGCAAAATTCAACTCCGCTGCCGCCAAATGGTTTTTTACCGGGCTGATCGTAGCTAACTTAATCGCTTTGGTTTGCGCTGGGTCAAAGATTGCTAATCCCGCGTTCCAGTATTTTCCTACGGATATTTTCATCACTGTTGCTGCTGGCATTTTGACGTGGATGCAGGCAAAGCGATTCACAGAGCTATCGACCTCATATGCACTAACAGCCAATGAGATTGCGCTTATCCGTGAGGATGCGTACGGGCTGGCAGAGGATGTGGAGCTATCAAAGTTTGTTGGTGACGCGGAGAATGCATTCTCTCGTGAACATACACAGTGGGAAGCACGAAAAGACAACTGA
- a CDS encoding DUF6367 family protein: MSLSDYLKAALNSESSDELDEITDLYVTLPAEAFSCVTISLEGSWREIDSVWSARLDAADPKNNSKCHVHISKTKHRSSKGKQVSWNDDGSRHDKKTFNAKLGQSRKVQAIARKILGLGESISLESIDSKQVVERTLLSGSPSFSSNGKEAKVEFYLEKSTAHLPAWLRW, encoded by the coding sequence ATGAGCCTCAGCGATTACTTGAAAGCTGCATTGAATTCCGAGTCAAGCGACGAGCTTGATGAAATCACCGACTTGTACGTGACGTTACCAGCAGAGGCCTTCAGTTGCGTGACCATTTCCCTCGAAGGGAGTTGGAGGGAAATTGACAGCGTTTGGTCTGCCCGGTTAGACGCAGCAGATCCAAAAAACAATTCAAAATGTCACGTCCATATCTCCAAAACTAAGCATCGATCCTCAAAAGGCAAGCAGGTTTCCTGGAACGATGATGGAAGCCGGCATGATAAAAAAACATTCAACGCTAAGCTTGGGCAGAGCAGAAAGGTCCAGGCGATAGCAAGGAAAATTTTAGGTCTTGGTGAGTCCATAAGCCTTGAGAGCATTGACTCCAAGCAGGTGGTTGAAAGGACGCTTCTCAGCGGCTCTCCATCTTTTTCGAGTAATGGAAAAGAGGCGAAGGTTGAGTTCTACCTGGAAAAATCCACGGCCCACCTTCCTGCATGGTTACGTTGGTAG
- a CDS encoding DNA lyase, with product MTIYSAEALCRAVAAVCPDIRERIDTGPVLDERHLWWELSCCILSSQVPYPLAMAAADRIDTLGYLRIAEQDHLKLADQLFAALSTPLDVEGKRRLYRFPRAKATHLAATWQAVSQAGGSLNALISGDVNGVRAWLVTNASGMGPKQASMFLRNCGVTYDLAILDRHVLNYMSAQGICSGEQASIAGLNQYGRYENRLRDHAQQMDCPVGLLDWAIWIVMRVANRKQEAIFL from the coding sequence ATGACCATCTATAGTGCCGAAGCCCTTTGCAGAGCGGTCGCGGCAGTCTGCCCAGACATCCGGGAGCGTATCGACACCGGCCCCGTCCTGGATGAACGACACCTATGGTGGGAGTTGTCGTGCTGCATCCTCAGCAGTCAGGTGCCTTACCCACTTGCAATGGCCGCCGCGGACAGGATCGATACGCTGGGCTATCTGCGCATCGCTGAGCAAGATCACCTTAAGCTTGCTGATCAGCTGTTCGCGGCGCTTAGTACCCCTCTAGATGTCGAAGGCAAGCGTCGGCTCTACCGTTTTCCGAGGGCAAAAGCGACCCACTTGGCAGCGACATGGCAGGCAGTGTCCCAAGCTGGGGGATCCCTCAATGCCTTGATCAGCGGGGATGTAAATGGCGTGAGGGCCTGGCTTGTGACGAACGCCTCCGGGATGGGCCCCAAGCAGGCGAGCATGTTCTTGCGTAATTGTGGCGTTACCTATGACTTGGCCATACTGGATCGACACGTGCTCAATTACATGTCGGCTCAGGGTATCTGCTCAGGCGAGCAGGCATCAATTGCTGGACTGAACCAATACGGCAGATACGAAAACCGTCTTCGTGATCATGCCCAACAGATGGATTGCCCTGTAGGTCTTCTGGACTGGGCGATATGGATTGTGATGCGCGTCGCAAACCGCAAGCAGGAGGCTATATTTTTATGA
- a CDS encoding carbohydrate kinase family protein: MHIVGGFYRELCHLPEWDATMGSGARAALTVAALSPGTEFTTYAAASESMAITVLERYGIAANVAIRPSPIVFAYFHPLSSPHIEPRREELITQPSLQVTANAVLRFGFLEGDAVVKARRAVYDPQTWRNPKPFSANGSSADELALVMNELEISSATGIENIDQAADHLIQTHKAEVVVVKQGPYGAKVYDGSQSSTHVPAYRSARVFKIGTGDVFSAVFAHYWAQMRMPAHEAADLASRAVSLYCETRTFKFEHAALAARQPVFATRGATVCIEAGIDAIGQRYALEEARFALRELGVNAICPNIEPAIPTGNYEAILVIEDALPPESVGRIAEHAARGTSIIVLKERAERDTTWPTDTLTTPDFTTALYFTAWAAGEALSPGMP, from the coding sequence ATGCATATCGTGGGTGGCTTCTACCGTGAGCTGTGTCATCTACCTGAGTGGGACGCGACCATGGGATCCGGTGCACGTGCAGCATTGACTGTCGCTGCACTCTCACCGGGCACGGAGTTCACGACCTATGCTGCTGCTAGCGAAAGCATGGCGATTACAGTACTTGAGCGCTATGGCATCGCAGCCAACGTCGCGATAAGACCAAGCCCCATTGTTTTCGCCTATTTCCATCCTCTCTCTTCTCCACATATAGAGCCACGACGTGAGGAATTGATCACTCAACCCTCCCTGCAGGTAACGGCTAATGCGGTTTTGCGGTTCGGCTTTCTGGAGGGTGATGCTGTCGTCAAGGCGCGCCGTGCAGTGTATGACCCACAGACGTGGCGAAATCCGAAGCCATTTTCAGCTAACGGATCATCGGCAGATGAACTCGCCCTTGTTATGAATGAGTTGGAGATATCGAGTGCTACGGGCATAGAAAACATCGACCAGGCAGCCGATCATCTCATCCAAACCCATAAAGCTGAGGTCGTTGTCGTCAAACAAGGCCCCTACGGCGCCAAGGTCTATGACGGCTCACAAAGCAGTACTCACGTTCCAGCGTACCGCTCAGCCCGAGTCTTCAAGATCGGAACTGGGGATGTGTTCAGCGCGGTATTTGCTCACTACTGGGCACAGATGAGAATGCCGGCCCATGAGGCTGCAGACCTCGCTTCCCGCGCTGTCTCACTCTACTGCGAAACCCGCACATTCAAGTTCGAGCATGCTGCCCTAGCTGCTCGCCAGCCCGTCTTTGCAACTCGCGGGGCCACCGTTTGTATTGAAGCAGGAATCGACGCGATCGGGCAGCGTTACGCGCTGGAGGAAGCTCGCTTCGCGCTGAGAGAATTAGGCGTGAATGCGATTTGTCCAAATATTGAGCCCGCAATTCCTACCGGGAATTACGAGGCAATACTCGTTATAGAGGATGCTCTCCCTCCAGAATCGGTAGGTCGCATTGCAGAACATGCTGCTCGGGGCACATCTATTATCGTTCTCAAAGAGCGAGCAGAAAGGGATACAACATGGCCCACAGATACTTTGACAACACCGGACTTTACAACAGCTCTGTATTTCACTGCGTGGGCGGCAGGCGAAGCTTTGTCACCAGGCATGCCTTAA
- a CDS encoding TIR domain-containing protein yields the protein MARKTTSVTPPQPKLRLTSQEIDRGLARLSERIAELRAFDLNTVRDGNTPELKALEVAIKDSLTRCFGEDTNAYRTYAAATDLTYYPMMISSGQRIDYHSPIQRRVLNSIALLEQAQKSLKEDLADLPASEDVETASAPENKAVHSDRVFVVHGHDEGARESVARFLEKLGLEPVILHEQANRGRTVIEKIEGHRDVGFAVVLLTPDDEGCVKGGQLEPRARQNVLLELGYFLGYLGRDRVCALNRGQVEIPSDFAGVVWTSMNDEGWKQALSRELQDAGYEIDWNKVMRN from the coding sequence ATGGCACGAAAAACCACCTCTGTTACACCTCCGCAACCGAAGCTGAGACTGACATCTCAAGAGATCGATCGTGGCCTTGCTCGGCTATCTGAACGAATTGCAGAGCTTCGCGCTTTTGACCTCAATACCGTCCGGGATGGGAATACACCCGAGCTGAAGGCTTTGGAGGTTGCCATCAAGGATAGTCTGACCAGATGCTTCGGGGAGGACACCAACGCCTATCGCACCTACGCTGCCGCCACTGACCTCACGTATTACCCGATGATGATCAGTAGCGGACAGCGGATCGATTACCACTCGCCAATTCAACGCCGGGTGCTGAACTCTATTGCTTTGCTTGAGCAAGCACAGAAAAGCTTGAAGGAGGACTTGGCAGATCTCCCAGCATCGGAGGATGTCGAGACCGCCTCGGCCCCTGAAAATAAAGCTGTCCATTCAGATCGAGTATTTGTGGTTCACGGCCATGACGAGGGAGCTAGAGAGTCGGTGGCTCGATTCCTTGAGAAACTTGGTCTTGAGCCAGTCATTCTCCATGAACAGGCAAATCGTGGTCGCACCGTAATCGAGAAGATTGAAGGACACCGAGACGTAGGATTTGCGGTGGTGCTGCTCACGCCTGACGACGAAGGCTGCGTAAAGGGCGGACAATTGGAACCACGTGCCAGGCAAAACGTCCTGTTGGAGCTTGGCTATTTTCTTGGCTACCTAGGCCGTGACCGAGTCTGTGCACTGAATCGTGGCCAGGTTGAAATTCCAAGCGACTTCGCAGGCGTGGTGTGGACTTCGATGAATGACGAAGGTTGGAAGCAAGCCTTGAGCCGGGAGCTTCAGGACGCTGGGTACGAAATTGATTGGAACAAGGTGATGCGCAACTAG
- a CDS encoding toll/interleukin-1 receptor domain-containing protein: MECNQLRLSPHMADVYIIYARENRDIAVKVHDLLSKSWTVWMDDRIVGDFAAAIKENLQKAACVVALYSESASKPAVTDELRFATKYGKKIIPLQLDDSDPPYSFGNLSTVNFQHWSGEPDHEVFKLLQVKIQEVVPAMRPAERLSSLESNTLPIPSIFMSVSSHETQFKPAEALSVLKAHGTKSILVSAYDLRRSEDKDQMIEEIKAYRERGGFVLIDSGNYEADRTEDETWTAAEFHQALLETPHDCAFCFDNLEPSSDLEMAVEEVIQAFERDRLHTSAPVYPIVHVSQDEEGLKRLPYIVFEVANRIRPGVIAIAERELGPGLALRARTMKRVRAQLQNLPFYQPIHLLGTGNPWSISVLVAAGADTFDGLEWCRFSIDPTRGRLHHFQHFDFFKHLWDRTPLLDIVDTDPNIKYAGKVALYNLEYYEEFGQLMHSMIASNDATLFATGIGLTAPELKKLFPEIFQ; the protein is encoded by the coding sequence ATGGAATGTAATCAGCTGAGGCTCAGTCCACACATGGCGGACGTATACATCATTTATGCCAGAGAGAACCGGGACATCGCGGTAAAGGTGCACGATCTGCTTTCCAAGTCTTGGACTGTGTGGATGGACGACCGCATTGTGGGCGACTTCGCTGCTGCCATCAAAGAAAACCTCCAGAAAGCGGCGTGCGTGGTGGCACTGTATTCAGAATCCGCAAGCAAGCCAGCAGTGACAGATGAGCTAAGGTTTGCCACCAAATACGGTAAAAAAATCATCCCGCTGCAACTTGACGATAGCGATCCTCCCTATTCTTTTGGGAACCTCAGCACCGTGAATTTCCAACATTGGTCAGGCGAGCCCGACCATGAGGTATTCAAGCTACTTCAGGTCAAAATCCAAGAAGTGGTGCCCGCAATGCGGCCCGCCGAGAGACTATCCTCGCTTGAAAGCAACACACTGCCGATCCCAAGCATTTTCATGTCGGTATCATCTCACGAGACCCAATTCAAGCCAGCAGAAGCATTGAGCGTGCTGAAGGCTCATGGCACGAAGTCGATTCTGGTGTCCGCGTACGACCTAAGAAGATCGGAGGACAAGGATCAGATGATTGAGGAGATCAAAGCTTATCGTGAGCGAGGAGGATTTGTTCTCATCGATTCAGGCAATTACGAGGCAGATCGTACCGAGGACGAGACATGGACGGCGGCCGAGTTTCATCAGGCTCTGCTTGAAACGCCACATGATTGTGCGTTTTGCTTTGACAACCTGGAACCAAGCAGTGACCTGGAAATGGCAGTTGAGGAGGTCATTCAAGCGTTCGAGCGAGACCGCCTACACACATCAGCGCCGGTGTATCCGATTGTGCACGTGTCGCAGGATGAAGAGGGACTCAAACGCCTTCCATACATCGTTTTTGAAGTGGCCAATCGTATCCGTCCAGGTGTCATCGCCATAGCGGAGCGAGAGCTGGGCCCAGGCTTGGCACTTCGCGCTCGAACGATGAAACGTGTCAGAGCTCAGCTACAAAATCTTCCTTTTTACCAGCCCATCCATTTGCTCGGCACAGGCAATCCTTGGAGCATCTCGGTGCTAGTGGCTGCCGGCGCGGACACCTTTGATGGCCTCGAATGGTGCCGGTTCAGCATCGACCCCACCAGAGGCCGCCTCCACCATTTCCAGCATTTCGATTTTTTCAAGCACTTATGGGATAGAACCCCTCTGCTTGACATCGTCGACACCGATCCGAATATCAAATATGCGGGCAAGGTGGCACTGTACAATCTGGAGTATTATGAGGAGTTTGGGCAACTGATGCATTCTATGATTGCGAGCAACGACGCAACGTTGTTCGCAACAGGCATTGGACTGACCGCCCCTGAGCTTAAGAAGCTGTTCCCGGAGATTTTTCAATGA
- a CDS encoding TIR domain-containing protein, producing the protein MGGSSSGGWSRLGDVKSLEQKAKAALNEGKRNVFISFATEDMDEVNLLRAQTKNENNDLEFNDHSVKEAYDSDQADYIKRKITERINRCSVTVVYVSGDTAQSKWVKWEVEKSLELGKKVIATHAGDSFNGAKPSWISERGIKMVPWSGLANELK; encoded by the coding sequence ATGGGGGGGAGCAGCTCTGGAGGATGGAGTCGCCTTGGCGACGTCAAGTCGCTTGAACAAAAGGCCAAGGCGGCGCTGAACGAAGGCAAACGCAACGTGTTCATCAGCTTTGCGACTGAGGACATGGATGAAGTCAATCTGCTTAGAGCGCAGACAAAAAACGAAAATAATGATCTTGAATTCAACGATCATTCTGTAAAGGAGGCTTATGATAGTGATCAGGCTGATTATATAAAACGGAAAATCACCGAACGCATCAACCGCTGTTCTGTGACGGTCGTCTATGTTTCAGGCGATACAGCACAAAGCAAGTGGGTGAAATGGGAAGTCGAAAAAAGTTTGGAGCTAGGGAAAAAAGTTATCGCAACTCACGCCGGAGATAGTTTTAACGGAGCGAAGCCTAGTTGGATTTCTGAACGAGGAATCAAAATGGTACCTTGGTCTGGCCTAGCAAACGAACTGAAGTAA
- a CDS encoding 7-cyano-7-deazaguanine synthase, with protein sequence MSIVTLVSGGLDSTLVAKLALEKGLRIFPLFVDYGQRARNREFAACQLAMRKLGLPEPEVAALSGFGKLIRSGLTDPSLHIIDDAFTPGRNMLFLLTAAAYAYQKNADAISIGLLHESTSLFPDQTSQFLQQAEQMISLCMGKSIKVLAPLSSFTKQDVVALAEAKGISQTYSCHLGDDEPCGDCIACNEFKFGGAQ encoded by the coding sequence ATGAGCATTGTGACCCTTGTTTCCGGGGGACTGGACTCTACCCTTGTCGCCAAACTGGCGCTTGAAAAGGGTCTGCGAATTTTTCCTCTCTTTGTCGATTACGGTCAGCGTGCACGCAATCGTGAATTTGCGGCCTGCCAGTTGGCAATGAGAAAGCTGGGACTACCTGAACCAGAGGTGGCAGCCTTGTCGGGCTTCGGTAAGCTGATTCGATCAGGTCTCACAGATCCGAGTCTTCATATCATTGACGATGCCTTTACGCCTGGTCGCAACATGCTATTCCTGCTCACCGCAGCCGCGTATGCATATCAGAAAAATGCTGATGCCATTTCGATAGGCCTGCTGCATGAAAGCACTAGCCTGTTTCCTGATCAGACTTCTCAATTCCTTCAACAGGCTGAGCAAATGATCTCTCTATGTATGGGGAAATCGATCAAAGTGCTTGCGCCGTTATCCTCATTCACAAAGCAGGACGTTGTCGCTCTCGCTGAAGCCAAAGGGATATCTCAAACCTATTCCTGCCACCTTGGTGATGACGAGCCCTGCGGGGATTGCATCGCCTGCAATGAATTCAAGTTTGGGGGAGCACAGTAA
- a CDS encoding tetratricopeptide repeat-containing protein encodes MKVCFVVMGFGKKVEYETGRVLDLDATYEAIIEPAVSGNGLRCIRADEITQSGIIDVKMYEMLLRADLVIADISTGNVNAVYELGVRHALRPNSTIIMSEDQGKLYFDLNHISTFRYQHFGDDILAREARRAVKDLGTLIGSVMAAQAVDSPVYTYLPKLLSPRMSDEEYEELLGETEEAHQRFSRHMRDGETFMRQSKHELACREFSAAREMRPGEPNILQKLALNTYKSKLPDELTALRSAFEIIAQLNPDESNDPETVGIAGAITKRLWLLEGDRSSLDASIQYYRRGFEVKRDYYNGQNLAQCFEFRAQVQSARSEKFFDFMCAQKIRQMLLKSLQPVLSSENFLERPDKRWIYATLANCYFACEQPEKAEPFEQMFRGAAQAQWEIDTYQTWKDELFKIRADRLATLTPDEK; translated from the coding sequence ATGAAGGTATGCTTTGTCGTAATGGGGTTTGGCAAGAAAGTTGAGTATGAGACGGGTAGGGTTCTAGATCTCGATGCCACCTACGAGGCTATCATTGAGCCAGCTGTTTCGGGCAACGGTTTGAGGTGCATCAGGGCTGATGAAATCACGCAGTCAGGCATCATCGATGTCAAAATGTATGAGATGCTGCTCAGGGCGGATTTGGTAATTGCCGACATTTCCACAGGGAATGTGAATGCTGTTTATGAGTTGGGTGTACGTCATGCACTCAGACCTAACTCGACCATCATCATGAGTGAAGATCAGGGCAAACTGTACTTTGATCTAAATCACATCAGTACTTTTCGATATCAGCATTTTGGTGATGACATCTTGGCACGGGAGGCTAGAAGGGCGGTCAAGGATCTGGGGACGCTCATCGGATCTGTAATGGCGGCTCAAGCTGTTGACAGTCCGGTCTACACCTACCTGCCCAAACTGCTTTCCCCTCGTATGTCTGATGAGGAATATGAAGAGTTGCTTGGTGAGACCGAGGAGGCGCATCAGCGCTTCTCTCGGCACATGCGCGATGGTGAAACCTTCATGCGTCAAAGCAAGCATGAGCTGGCTTGCCGGGAGTTTTCTGCTGCCCGCGAAATGAGGCCCGGAGAACCTAACATTCTACAGAAGCTGGCGCTTAACACCTATAAGTCCAAGCTGCCAGACGAGCTCACAGCTCTGCGGTCGGCTTTCGAAATCATTGCACAACTGAATCCCGACGAGTCCAATGACCCGGAAACCGTAGGCATTGCAGGGGCCATCACCAAGCGTCTGTGGTTACTTGAGGGTGATCGATCTTCCCTAGATGCTTCGATTCAATATTACCGTCGAGGGTTTGAGGTCAAGCGTGACTATTACAATGGGCAGAATCTGGCGCAGTGCTTCGAGTTTCGCGCACAGGTTCAGTCCGCGCGTTCGGAGAAGTTTTTTGATTTCATGTGTGCCCAGAAGATCCGTCAGATGCTTCTGAAGTCGCTACAACCTGTTTTGAGTTCCGAGAATTTCCTAGAGAGGCCCGACAAACGTTGGATTTATGCAACTTTGGCCAACTGTTATTTTGCGTGCGAACAGCCTGAAAAAGCTGAGCCCTTTGAACAGATGTTTCGGGGCGCCGCCCAAGCCCAATGGGAAATCGATACCTACCAGACCTGGAAGGATGAGCTTTTCAAGATCCGGGCAGACCGGCTGGCGACGCTCACGCCGGATGAAAAGTAA